A genome region from Chlorobaculum tepidum TLS includes the following:
- the tgt gene encoding tRNA guanosine(34) transglycosylase Tgt: protein MKFSVLSTDRHSAARCGVLSTSHGDIPTPIFMPVGTRASVKSVEPNELKALDAKIILANTYHLYLKPGNDILFKAGGVHRFMNWDGPLLTDSGGYQVYSLTDLRKISEEGVMFKSHLDGSKLHFTPENVVDTQRIIGSDIMMPLDECPPWPAEKEYVQKSGELTLRWAERARKHFLSTRPHYGYEQFQFGITQGGTFDDLRAHSSRALVDMDFDGYAVGGMAVGEPAEEMYRMLELSHTILPESKPRYLMGVGTPANILNAIERGIDMFDCVIPTREGRNGRVYTRKGTINLRAGKYADDFRPIDEGFDNHVCRNYSRAYIRHLLNVGEILGLKLCTMQNLSFYLWLTRTAREHIAAGDFTDWKESFLMEFNSNDKN from the coding sequence ATGAAGTTTTCAGTTCTCTCGACAGACCGCCACTCAGCCGCGCGTTGCGGCGTGCTCTCAACCAGCCACGGCGACATTCCAACGCCGATTTTCATGCCGGTTGGTACGCGGGCGAGCGTCAAATCAGTCGAGCCGAACGAGCTGAAAGCGCTCGATGCGAAGATCATTCTGGCCAACACTTACCACCTCTATCTGAAACCCGGCAACGATATACTTTTCAAGGCTGGAGGCGTGCACCGTTTCATGAACTGGGATGGCCCGTTGTTGACCGACAGCGGCGGCTATCAGGTCTATTCGCTGACCGATCTGCGGAAAATCAGCGAAGAGGGGGTGATGTTCAAGTCGCACCTCGACGGCTCGAAACTCCACTTTACACCGGAAAACGTCGTTGATACGCAACGTATTATCGGCAGCGACATCATGATGCCGCTTGACGAATGCCCGCCGTGGCCTGCCGAAAAGGAGTATGTGCAGAAGTCGGGCGAGCTGACGCTGCGCTGGGCCGAGCGGGCACGAAAGCACTTCCTCTCGACCCGACCGCACTACGGCTACGAACAGTTCCAGTTCGGCATCACGCAAGGCGGCACCTTCGACGACCTGCGTGCCCACTCCAGCCGGGCGCTCGTCGATATGGATTTTGACGGCTACGCGGTCGGCGGCATGGCGGTCGGCGAACCTGCGGAGGAGATGTACCGGATGCTTGAGCTATCGCACACCATTTTGCCCGAATCGAAGCCGCGCTACCTGATGGGCGTCGGCACGCCCGCGAACATTCTCAACGCTATCGAGCGCGGCATCGACATGTTCGACTGCGTCATCCCCACGCGCGAGGGTCGCAACGGCCGCGTCTATACCCGCAAAGGGACGATCAACCTGCGTGCGGGCAAGTATGCCGACGACTTCCGTCCCATCGACGAAGGCTTCGACAACCACGTCTGCCGCAACTACAGCCGCGCCTACATCCGCCACCTGCTCAACGTGGGCGAAATTCTCGGCCTCAAGCTCTGCACCATGCAGAACCTCTCGTTCTACCTCTGGCTCACCAGAACGGCACGCGAGCACATCGCGGCAGGCGACTTCACCGACTGGAAAGAGTCATTCCTCATGGAGTTCAACAGCAATGACAAAAACTGA
- a CDS encoding PAS domain S-box protein, which translates to MLENSTNAMFGFSNSDISVSSGHTSHLDEVLPQSMYMVDADGRMVRWSPWFRDRIAGFSDAEMASTDFLELIHPEDRALVRQRMRKILDQGVQDSLEVRIFLKGGPAFRWFLLMANRYEYAGHYFITGTGIDITRLKNAGMAMTLGEQRYRSMFEQADVPVFITDTDGALVYVSPAFEKITGYSFSECEGRPFTECCKEIEPGGASLSMFSDVISNDFNCRAGEITILKKDGSSCYVELKFQRYHDNRTAGAIGVLCDLSQRKRFELLTEFRLELLQYADKMSIDEIMQKMLDKAEKLTDSLASFICFLSHESGGVSDCILSSSFRDRMGATSRSGEQLPFDVMPFLNDAVKSGRASIVNGYPEQGHSDVSFDHPAIFSSLAVPIIERGNVVAVLLVSNKRTPYTDNDAHWVGTLTDLVWEIVLQKRAAQAEINHQSVLLQIQKMELVGQLAGGIAHDFNNMLGVILGNAELALSSDDLEASVEENLQEIYRAAERSAEMISQLLAFARKQTAMPKLVHINEVVQDSLPILQRVAGEKIEIELRPCGDDCRLHIDPSQIDQILMNLCLNARDAMNGTGKIVIEVKRINIAPSQYSSGDFRLPGDFIMLSVTDTGQGIADIHKSHIFEPFFTTKAQGKGTGLGLSSVYGIVKQNRGFVDFESNVGVGTTFHIYLPLYKKHDVSGADNGTVSSNNEQTTILVVEDEPEILNLCQVMLQKSGFKVYAANSPSEAIVIAEENSGKIDLVLTDVVMPGMNGVDLASKLLTISPGFRVLFMSGYPADVIASHGVDNPLVNVIRKPFTFKALVEKVQESLAVE; encoded by the coding sequence ATGTTAGAGAATAGCACAAACGCAATGTTCGGATTTTCGAATTCGGATATATCCGTTTCTTCTGGACATACTTCCCATCTGGATGAGGTGTTGCCTCAGTCCATGTACATGGTGGATGCGGATGGACGCATGGTACGCTGGAGCCCGTGGTTTCGGGACCGGATCGCCGGATTTTCTGACGCGGAGATGGCTTCGACCGATTTTCTTGAGCTGATCCATCCCGAAGACAGAGCGTTGGTTCGGCAGCGAATGCGGAAGATTCTCGATCAGGGCGTTCAGGACAGTCTTGAGGTCAGGATATTTCTCAAAGGTGGGCCTGCATTTCGCTGGTTTCTTCTTATGGCCAACCGATATGAATATGCCGGGCACTATTTCATAACCGGAACAGGCATTGATATTACCCGTCTGAAAAATGCGGGTATGGCTATGACGCTTGGTGAACAGCGGTACCGTTCAATGTTTGAACAGGCTGATGTTCCGGTGTTCATTACCGATACTGACGGTGCCCTTGTATATGTTTCTCCGGCTTTTGAAAAGATAACCGGTTACTCTTTTTCGGAATGCGAAGGTAGGCCATTCACCGAATGTTGCAAAGAAATTGAGCCGGGAGGCGCATCTCTTTCCATGTTTAGCGATGTCATTTCAAACGATTTTAACTGCAGGGCCGGCGAAATCACGATTCTCAAGAAAGATGGCTCGTCGTGTTACGTTGAATTGAAATTTCAGCGTTATCATGACAACCGTACCGCAGGTGCGATCGGGGTGCTTTGCGATCTCTCCCAGCGCAAAAGGTTTGAATTGCTGACGGAGTTCCGTCTCGAGCTTTTGCAGTATGCCGACAAGATGTCTATCGATGAAATTATGCAAAAGATGCTCGACAAAGCTGAAAAGCTTACGGACAGCCTGGCCAGCTTTATCTGTTTTCTTTCTCATGAGTCGGGTGGCGTGTCTGACTGTATTTTATCGAGCAGTTTTCGTGACCGGATGGGGGCGACGAGCCGAAGCGGGGAGCAGCTTCCCTTCGATGTGATGCCGTTTCTTAATGATGCCGTCAAATCCGGTCGTGCCAGTATTGTCAACGGATACCCTGAACAGGGGCATTCTGACGTTTCTTTTGATCATCCAGCCATATTCAGCAGTCTTGCAGTCCCGATCATCGAGCGCGGCAATGTTGTTGCCGTTCTGCTGGTTAGCAACAAGCGTACGCCCTATACCGACAATGATGCTCACTGGGTAGGTACGCTTACTGATCTTGTCTGGGAGATTGTGCTCCAGAAACGGGCCGCGCAGGCCGAGATTAACCATCAGTCGGTTCTGCTGCAAATTCAGAAGATGGAGCTTGTTGGTCAGCTTGCTGGTGGTATAGCTCATGATTTCAACAACATGCTTGGGGTTATTCTCGGCAATGCCGAACTGGCACTGTCGAGTGATGACCTTGAGGCATCGGTTGAGGAGAATCTGCAGGAGATTTACCGGGCGGCTGAACGTTCGGCTGAAATGATCAGCCAGTTGCTTGCATTCGCTCGAAAGCAGACGGCTATGCCCAAACTGGTGCATATCAATGAGGTAGTTCAGGATTCGCTGCCGATTCTGCAAAGAGTAGCGGGAGAAAAAATTGAGATTGAATTACGGCCATGTGGTGATGACTGCCGGCTTCACATCGATCCGTCCCAGATCGATCAGATTTTGATGAATCTCTGCCTTAATGCCCGTGATGCTATGAATGGTACCGGAAAAATCGTTATTGAGGTGAAGCGAATCAACATCGCCCCGTCACAGTATAGTAGCGGTGATTTCAGATTGCCAGGGGATTTCATCATGCTTTCCGTGACCGATACCGGTCAGGGGATTGCCGATATCCACAAATCGCACATTTTCGAGCCGTTTTTCACCACCAAGGCGCAGGGGAAAGGTACCGGTCTCGGACTTTCGTCGGTCTATGGTATTGTCAAACAGAACCGGGGGTTTGTCGATTTTGAAAGTAACGTGGGAGTCGGGACTACGTTCCATATCTATCTGCCTCTCTATAAAAAGCATGATGTTTCTGGAGCTGACAACGGCACCGTCAGCAGCAACAATGAACAGACGACGATTCTTGTTGTCGAAGATGAACCCGAAATTCTCAATCTTTGCCAGGTCATGCTTCAAAAGTCCGGATTCAAAGTGTATGCCGCCAACTCTCCATCCGAAGCCATCGTGATTGCCGAAGAAAACAGCGGCAAGATCGATTTGGTTCTGACCGATGTGGTTATGCCGGGGATGAACGGGGTTGATCTCGCCTCAAAGCTTTTGACCATCAGTCCCGGCTTCAGGGTGCTTTTTATGTCGGGATATCCGGCGGACGTGATTGCCAGTCACGGGGTGGATAACCCGCTGGTCAACGTCATCCGCAAGCCCTTCACGTTCAAGGCACTGGTCGAGAAAGTTCAGGAAAGCCTCGCCGTGGAGTGA